From the genome of Geoglobus ahangari, one region includes:
- a CDS encoding pyridoxal phosphate-dependent decarboxylase family protein, translating into MFPEEGLGKDDVLRELEELSKDDFDPLSGRMWGHTYYSGLTDVIEIVRKAYVMYMDKTMLDFTVYPSVLKMENDVICFAREILKGDEETVGNFTYGGTESIMLAAKAARERFRKEHGKSAVPEIVLPDTAHPAFYKSAEYLGLKAVRVKTDEEWRANGDAVSEALSENTCMVVCSAPNYPFGVVDDVRSVAEVCEEKGLWLHVDACLGGFILPFMRENGEKIPDFDFSLDGVSSISADFHKFGYAPRGASAVLYRNSGLREGQIFVMSSWPGYPLVNTAVLSTRSAGTLAATWAVMRHLGRKGYTELAARVLKVRKRLEKELPEIGLEIIGKPEGSVLAFKSDIVDVFLLAGAMERRGWYIQSQPGSEKLGYPKCIHLTINPGHGRVVDKFLSDLRASVEEVKGVKAEYDVERILSDIQGALGMRPGELPDDLTPVNELIHRLPPEMVEQVLRSMINEVIFRPSE; encoded by the coding sequence ATGTTCCCGGAAGAAGGTTTGGGAAAGGACGATGTTCTGAGAGAGCTTGAAGAGCTCTCAAAAGATGATTTTGACCCCCTAAGCGGGAGAATGTGGGGTCACACGTATTACTCGGGACTAACGGACGTTATTGAGATAGTCAGGAAGGCCTACGTCATGTACATGGACAAGACCATGCTCGACTTCACGGTCTACCCAAGCGTGCTGAAGATGGAGAACGACGTTATCTGCTTCGCGAGGGAGATACTTAAAGGTGATGAGGAAACGGTCGGAAACTTCACATACGGAGGGACTGAGAGTATCATGCTCGCCGCTAAGGCCGCGAGAGAGAGGTTCAGAAAGGAGCATGGAAAAAGCGCAGTTCCGGAGATAGTCCTGCCAGACACTGCCCATCCCGCATTCTACAAGTCCGCAGAGTATCTCGGTCTGAAAGCTGTTAGAGTGAAGACGGACGAGGAGTGGAGGGCTAATGGTGATGCGGTGAGCGAGGCTTTGAGCGAGAACACTTGCATGGTTGTCTGCTCGGCACCAAACTACCCATTTGGCGTTGTGGACGATGTGAGGAGCGTTGCAGAGGTTTGCGAGGAAAAAGGGCTTTGGCTTCATGTGGACGCATGCCTTGGAGGATTCATCCTTCCGTTCATGAGGGAGAACGGGGAGAAGATCCCGGACTTCGACTTCTCACTGGATGGGGTCTCGTCAATTTCCGCGGACTTCCACAAGTTCGGATATGCCCCTCGAGGAGCTTCGGCTGTCCTTTACAGAAATTCCGGGCTGAGAGAGGGGCAGATATTCGTCATGTCCTCATGGCCGGGGTATCCGCTCGTGAACACCGCAGTCCTATCAACCCGCTCAGCGGGAACTCTCGCTGCCACTTGGGCGGTGATGAGGCATCTGGGAAGGAAGGGATACACGGAGCTGGCAGCGAGGGTTCTGAAGGTCAGGAAGAGGCTCGAGAAAGAGCTGCCAGAAATTGGGCTGGAGATCATAGGAAAGCCGGAGGGAAGTGTTCTGGCATTCAAGTCAGATATCGTGGACGTCTTCCTGCTTGCAGGCGCGATGGAGAGGAGAGGGTGGTACATACAGTCGCAGCCCGGCTCGGAGAAACTGGGGTATCCGAAGTGCATTCACCTGACAATAAATCCGGGGCACGGGAGGGTGGTAGATAAGTTCCTGAGCGACCTCAGGGCGTCTGTCGAGGAGGTGAAGGGTGTTAAGGCCGAATACGATGTCGAGAGAATTCTCTCGGACATTCAGGGTGCCCTTGGCATGAGGCCCGGTGAGCTGCCCGATGACCTTACTCCGGTAAACGAGCTGATACACCGCCTCCCGCCGGAGATGGTCGAGCAGGTGCTGAGGAGCATGATAAACGAGGTGATATTCAGGCCCTCAGAATAG